The following coding sequences are from one Sciurus carolinensis chromosome 11, mSciCar1.2, whole genome shotgun sequence window:
- the Kctd21 gene encoding BTB/POZ domain-containing protein KCTD21: MSDPITLNVGGKLYTTSLATLTSFPDSMLGAMFSGKMPTKRDSQGNCFIDRDGKVFRYILNFLRTSHLDLPEDFQEMGLLRREADFYQVQPLIEALQEKEVELSKAEKNAMLNITLKQRVQTVHFTVREAPQIYSLSSSSMEVFNANIFSTSCLFLKLLGSKLFYCSNGNLSSITSHLQDPNHLTLDWVANVEGLPEEEYTKQNLKRLWVVPANKQINSFQVFVEEVLKIALSDGFCIDSSHPHALDFMNNKIIRLIRYR, translated from the coding sequence aTGTCTGACCCCATTACACTGAATGTCGGGGGGAAGCTTTACACAACCTCACTGGCAACCCTGACCAGCTTCCCTGACTCCATGTTGGGTGCCATGTTCAGTGGGAAGATGCCCACCAAGAGGGACAGCCAAGGCAACTGCTTCATTGATCGTGATGGCAAAGTGTTCCGCTACATCCTCAACTTCCTGCGTACTTCCCACCTGGACCTGCCCGAAGACTTCCAGGAGATGGGCCTGCTCCGCAGAGAGGCTGACTTCTACCAGGTACAGCCCCTAATTGAGGCACTGCAGGAGAAGGAGGTGGAGCTGTCCAAGGCAGAGAAGAATGCCATGCTCAACATCACACTGAAGCAGCGCGTGCAGACCGTCCACTTCACTGTGCGCGAGGCGCCCCAGATCTACAGCCTCTCGTCCTCCAGCATGGAGGTCTTCAATGCCAACATCTTCAGCACATCTTGCCTCTTCCTCAAACTCCTCGGCTCCAAGCTCTTCTACTGCTCCAATGGCAATCTCTCCTCCATCACCAGCCATTTACAGGACCCCAACCATCTGACTCTGGACTGGGTGGCCAATGTGGAAggcctgcctgaggaggagtACACCAAACAGAACCTCAAGAGGCTCTGGGTGGTGCCTGCCAACAAGCAGATCAACAGCTTCCAGGTCTTCGTGGAGGAGGTGCTGAAAATCGCTCTGAGTGATGGCTTCTGCATCGATTCTTCTCACCCACATGCTCTGGACTTTATGAACAATAAGATAATTCGATTAATACGGTACAGGTAA